The following DNA comes from Arthrobacter sp. SLBN-83.
GCTGCTTTTCCCAGGCTTATTTCGAGATCGAGTCCCTTGAGTGCCTCAAGGACCCGGGCTTGGCTGCGGGGCAGATACAGGCCGACTTCAGGATCGGCGTGCATTTCCCTACGGAAATCGACCAGGTCGGTTTCAAAGGCCGGGATCGCCGCTGCGGCGCCCTCAAGGAAGCTCAGCGTTGAAAGCCGCACCGTATCTGTCGTTGAAGTATCTGTCATTGAAGGACTTTCTCGTCTCATGTTGCCAAGGCCTTGGCCTGCTGCTTTCCCGAGAGGACGCGGAGCCCCCGTCTGAGCCACGCGTCACGTTCCCGGAATCTTTGTCCCAGGCCCAGTGCAGCCTCGCCTACGCTTTTGGGGTCGGATATGGCCCCTAGAGCGGGAAATCCGTCCTGTCCACGCCAACCACGCGGTCGCCGGTGAAGAAGCGTACGCCGTACTGGGGACCGTGGCCTCCGATACCGCTGGTACCCCAGAAACTCTGGCGCGAATTGCCGGCCAGGTCGCTCATGAACGTGCCGTTGATGCGGACCTCCCCGGCACGGATACGGGATGCAACGTCGATGGCCCGTGTTTCGTCGCCACCGAATACGTAGGCATCAAGACCGGTTGCCGGTCCGTTTGCATGGCTAAGCGCCTCTTCAACGGAATGCACGGAATGTACCGTGACCAGCGGCCCGAAGAGTTCTTCCGTGGCGGCTCCGGCGGGACATCCGACAATCATCCCCGGTGCCAGGAACCAGCCGTCTAGATCCGGTAGGTCGCCGCCAGTGACCAGCGTTCCCCCCAGTTCGAGGAGTCGATTCACTGCGGCTTTCAAACCATCACGCTGCCGCTCAAACGCCAGGGGACCCACTTGCGTTGTCTCATCCAAGGCATTTCCTACCCGAAGCTTACTGAGTTCGAACTTCATAGCTTCAACGAAACGGTCGTGAATCGACCCGTCAACCAGTACCTTGCCGGGCGCCTCGCACCACTGGCCATTGAGACGGGTCATGCCCTGCACAATGGACTGTGCCGCTGAGCTGACATCGGCATCATCCAGAATGATCACGGGATTGTTGGATCCGAGCTCCATCTGCATGACAGCGAGATTGGACGCTGCAGCCTGCGCGACTGTGCGGCCTGCCGAATCGCCGCCGGTAAACGAAAGAGCCTCGATGCGGGGATCCGAAGTCAGCAGTGATCCTGTCTCCGAATTCCCATGAACCAGTTGAAACGCGGCGCTCGGGTAATCGAGTTCGGTCATGGCGGCGACGATCGATTCGGCGAAGAGCTGGCAACCTCCGGGGGCGTTCTCGGAGGGTTTGAGGATGACCGGGCAGCCAGCCGCCATTGCTGCCGCCACCTTGCCTACCACGGTGAAGGTTGGAGCATTCCAGGGGCCAACGATGAGGGCCGGGCCGAGGGGCTTGCGCAGGATGACCACAGACCGGTCACCGCCGTCCAGGGTCTCCGACTCGCCAAGCTGCTCCGCTTCAGCGATAGTACCCCGGACTCTGTCCCCGAGTGCACCGGCAATCAGGCGAGTGGTCCGGATAGGGACTCCCGTGTTGATGCTGTCCTGCAGCGCGATTTCTTCGCTCTGAGCATCGAGAGATGCGGCTACCTTCGTCAGGAGCTTAAGACGGTCCCGGAGTTTGATGTCTTCAAGCGTCCCGGACTCGTGCAGTGTCGCCGCTGCGGCGAGTGCGCACTCGACGTCAGCCTTTCCGGTCTTTCGCATCGGCTGCCGAGGTTCGCCCGTATTTGGGTTGGTAAGGTAGCGGCCGTTTTCGTCGAGCTGCAGCCATGCGCCATCGACAAAGGAGCGTTGCTCGACAAGGTCGGGGGTGATAGCGGTCAGTTGTGTTAGTCCTTCAGCAGTCATTCAAGGTGCTCCTCTGGTTTTCGTTGTTGTCTTTGTCGTCCGGGACCAGCGACGGCAGGGGCTGAGCCTTGACGTTGACCGTTTATGTTCGGGAGGATTTGCAGCGCCATGTTGCGCAGCTTTCGTTCCGACGCTGGCCGTGGCGGAAAATCAGATCATGATCGGCGTAATAGTCAGCTGTTGAATGGTCTTCAGGTTGCCCGGATCACGATTGCCTGTCGGTCATGTTCAGCACAACTCGGATCGTCGAGGCTTCTGCCATCGCTTCGAATCCCTCGTTGATACGTTCGAAGGGCAGTTCCTTGGTGACCATTGCATCGAGATCCAGTCGGTTGTTCAGGTAGTGGTCCGTGAACATGTCGACGTCGCTGAGGAACCTGTTCGCGCCCATGTAGGCGCCTTGCAGGTGTCGGTCGCCGTAGACGAGTGCATCTGCGGGGATACGCAGTTCGGACCCTGTGGGCATGAGACCGAGGATGGTGGCGGTTCCGTTCGGGCTCAGGAGCGAAAAGGCGAGTTCCGCTGTCTGGCTGCGGCCCACGGCCTCGATTGCATGGCTGACACCTTGGGGAAGTAGTGATCGGACCTGGATGAGTGTTTCTGTCGGGTCGGGTGATGAGACAACAGTGTCCGTGGCACCGAAGTTGCGGGCGAGCTCCAGCTTCGCCGGCACGGCGTCAATGGCAATGATTCGTCGTGCCCCAGCCAACCTGGCACCTTGAATGGCTGCTATGCCGACACCGCCGCAACCGATTACGGCAACAGTATCCTCTGGCCCTACCTTTGCGCCGTGAATAACCGCGCCTACTCCTGTACTAATGCAGCAACCGAGAAGACACGCCACCTGGGGAGGCAGATACGAGCCGACCACTGCAACGGATGCCTCCTTCACAAGGAAGGCTTCTGCAAATGCGCCGATACCGCCGAGCGACTCAACGCTTGATCCATCAGGTGCGAGCAGCCTGGGTCGATGCCGCTCACGCATCGAGTCGACCCGTTCGCACTGGGTCGGGCGTCCGCTTATGCAGTTGCGGCATGCCCCACAGGAGGGGGTGACCGTTGCCACGACCCGGTCACCGGTCTTAATTCTTGTGACCGCAGAACCGACGCGCTCGACAATGCCTGCGACTTCATGCCCGAGGACTACCGGCAGGGAGATATCCAGCGACCCCTTTATATAGTGCAGATCGCTGTGGCAAAGGCCCACTCGCTCAGTCCGGATGAGAACCTCATTGTCCTCCGGATCGTCAAGCAGCAGTTCGCGGATCTGAAGAGGGGCTCCGGGCTTTTCCAGCACGGCGGCAAGAATCGGTGTAGTCACTTGGCTTCCTTGATGGTTGAGGTGCTGGCAGATGGGTCGCTTCGACCATCTTCAGCCCTGGTCGAGTTTCAAAAGTGTGTGGAGGGAACAGCCTTTACGACCACTATGTGCAACCTGACCTCCGGCTCCACTGTGGAACGGCCGGGATGAGAGTCAGCTTCCGGTTCCAACTCGGGATCCATGCCGGTCGTCACCCACGGTTGCCCAGCGCTTAACGTGGCGTTCCATGGCGCGGAGGGCTTTCTCCAGCTTCGCCAGCAGTACGCGTGTCTCCTCTTCGGTGATCACCAAGGGCGGGGACAGGATCACGGCGTTGTTCAGCGGGGCGATACCGGCCGGATAGACAATGAGCCCTTGGGCCAGGCATTCCTGCACGAATGCGTTGGCCGCTCCCAGCGCAGGATCGGGTGCCTGCTTGCTTTCCTGGTCCATAACGAACTCGAAGCCCCAGAGCAGGCCCCGCCCACGGACATCTGCCATGCAGCGGTACCTTGTTGCCAGGGAGAGCAGACCCTCCTCGAGCTGCTTCCCCCGTTGCCGGACGTTCGCGAGGATATCCTCGCGTTCCATAAAGTCCAGGACCGCCAGGCAGGTTGCTGCCCCCAGGGGGTTCCCCGAGAAGGTGTGGCCGAACGGCGCGACGCCGCTGCCCTCTCTGAACGACTCAACGATGTGGCTCCGCAGCAAGACGGCAGCAACAGGGGAGTAACCGGCACTCATTCCTTTGCCGATAAGAAGAAGGTCCGGCACGACGTCC
Coding sequences within:
- a CDS encoding aldehyde dehydrogenase family protein, whose protein sequence is MTAEGLTQLTAITPDLVEQRSFVDGAWLQLDENGRYLTNPNTGEPRQPMRKTGKADVECALAAAATLHESGTLEDIKLRDRLKLLTKVAASLDAQSEEIALQDSINTGVPIRTTRLIAGALGDRVRGTIAEAEQLGESETLDGGDRSVVILRKPLGPALIVGPWNAPTFTVVGKVAAAMAAGCPVILKPSENAPGGCQLFAESIVAAMTELDYPSAAFQLVHGNSETGSLLTSDPRIEALSFTGGDSAGRTVAQAAASNLAVMQMELGSNNPVIILDDADVSSAAQSIVQGMTRLNGQWCEAPGKVLVDGSIHDRFVEAMKFELSKLRVGNALDETTQVGPLAFERQRDGLKAAVNRLLELGGTLVTGGDLPDLDGWFLAPGMIVGCPAGAATEELFGPLVTVHSVHSVEEALSHANGPATGLDAYVFGGDETRAIDVASRIRAGEVRINGTFMSDLAGNSRQSFWGTSGIGGHGPQYGVRFFTGDRVVGVDRTDFPL
- a CDS encoding Zn-dependent alcohol dehydrogenase → MTTPILAAVLEKPGAPLQIRELLLDDPEDNEVLIRTERVGLCHSDLHYIKGSLDISLPVVLGHEVAGIVERVGSAVTRIKTGDRVVATVTPSCGACRNCISGRPTQCERVDSMRERHRPRLLAPDGSSVESLGGIGAFAEAFLVKEASVAVVGSYLPPQVACLLGCCISTGVGAVIHGAKVGPEDTVAVIGCGGVGIAAIQGARLAGARRIIAIDAVPAKLELARNFGATDTVVSSPDPTETLIQVRSLLPQGVSHAIEAVGRSQTAELAFSLLSPNGTATILGLMPTGSELRIPADALVYGDRHLQGAYMGANRFLSDVDMFTDHYLNNRLDLDAMVTKELPFERINEGFEAMAEASTIRVVLNMTDRQS